The Thermoplasmatales archaeon nucleotide sequence AGAAACCTATTCCTGTCATAAGCAAGATTGCAACAAGTAGTCCAAATATTGCCATCGTTTCAGCTGTTGCTGCATACATTATCCCACGAGCAGTTATCCCTGGATTTCTCGCTGTCCCAGCTATGGCTGAGGAGGCAATCATTCCCTGCATAATCGCGGATAATCCCGTAAAGCCAACTATCATTCCTATAAATATCGCTCCCTTGCCCATCAGTGGTGTGATTTCTCCCCCACCCGCAAGCAAGCCTCCGCCCATCATGAGCAATATCGCTGTAAGGAGCCCATAGATAGACTGTGTCATCGGAAGAAGCTGAAGTATTAGGGTTTTTCCAAAAAGCTCTGGTTTCTCAGCCACGACAGCAACCGCAGATACTCCTGTAAATGCTAATCCTATGGCTGATGCTATCCCTGTTATTGAGGCAGCTATCATGCATCCAACTATTATTTCGCTTTTTATGTCGTCTTCGCCCGCAGCCATCGCAAAGGGTGTTGCTAACAAAAACATTGCACAAACCACAAGCATTTTCCATTTCATTTTATTTCCTCCGTATACTTCCTTTTAATGCGAAAAGGTATAAATTTTTTACCCCCTCCTTCATAAAATCTGTTGAAAAACTCTACATACTGGAGGCGCAGGC carries:
- a CDS encoding V-type ATP synthase subunit K (produces ATP from ADP in the presence of a proton gradient across the membrane; the K subunit is a nonenzymatic component which binds the dimeric form by interacting with the G and E subunits), with product MAAGEDDIKSEIIVGCMIAASITGIASAIGLAFTGVSAVAVVAEKPELFGKTLILQLLPMTQSIYGLLTAILLMMGGGLLAGGGEITPLMGKGAIFIGMIVGFTGLSAIMQGMIASSAIAGTARNPGITARGIMYAATAETMAIFGLLVAILLMTGIGFL